The following are encoded in a window of Pseudomonas graminis genomic DNA:
- a CDS encoding type II toxin-antitoxin system HicB family antitoxin: MFDYAIRFIREDVPGLAVFCRDLPEFHSYGDDEQHALKEAVDGLESTLSLYVDERRVIPEATPPENGEHVVHLSAVTITKIALWNEMMKRDLKKADLCRLLGVSQTTGDRLVDFTHTSKMEQLEKALDALNASVRVTPNDSEWINLPHGGGQAGFYVGRLADELRTRSNQEMLIGAVKSNLDQIRPESLDYFLRTRYAKNPNTMQAVQAVIEAIVSTGKFDYLPKAPGQPAGILRLK, translated from the coding sequence ATGTTCGACTATGCGATTCGATTCATCCGGGAAGATGTGCCAGGGCTCGCGGTTTTCTGCCGGGATCTACCAGAGTTCCACAGCTATGGCGACGATGAGCAACATGCGCTGAAGGAAGCGGTGGACGGGTTAGAGTCCACGCTTTCTCTTTACGTCGATGAGCGGCGGGTAATTCCAGAAGCCACTCCGCCTGAAAACGGCGAGCACGTCGTGCATTTGTCAGCCGTCACAATCACCAAGATTGCGCTGTGGAACGAGATGATGAAGCGAGACCTGAAAAAAGCGGATTTATGCAGGTTACTGGGCGTATCCCAAACTACAGGGGATCGACTCGTGGACTTCACTCACACTTCAAAAATGGAACAACTGGAGAAAGCCTTGGACGCATTGAACGCATCTGTACGTGTGACGCCAAACGATTCCGAATGGATCAACTTGCCCCATGGAGGGGGTCAGGCAGGGTTTTACGTAGGTCGTCTCGCCGATGAGCTTCGCACTCGATCCAACCAGGAGATGTTGATTGGGGCGGTAAAGAGCAATCTGGATCAGATCCGACCTGAGTCGCTGGATTATTTCCTGCGCACCCGGTACGCCAAGAATCCAAATACCATGCAGGCAGTACAAGCCGTGATCGAGGCGATCGTTTCGACGGGCAAATTCGATTATCTGCCAAAGGCGCCGGGCCAGCCTGCTGGGATTCTTCGGCTCAAATGA
- a CDS encoding MFS transporter has protein sequence MEFLHRLLDKLDWLIAGLMGAIVASWWHKDDLKDLWSWVIFLVTGIACAFYLTSIVCDQLSVVDPSDVAGMAFLLGAFGGSLMAATNRAIKAADLWALIRQRFGGGNPP, from the coding sequence ATGGAGTTTTTACACCGCCTGCTCGACAAGCTCGACTGGCTGATTGCAGGTCTGATGGGGGCAATCGTCGCCAGCTGGTGGCACAAGGACGACCTCAAGGACCTCTGGTCCTGGGTGATTTTTCTAGTCACCGGGATTGCCTGCGCGTTTTACCTCACCAGTATCGTGTGCGACCAGCTCAGCGTCGTCGACCCTAGCGATGTAGCGGGTATGGCGTTTCTGCTCGGGGCGTTCGGCGGGTCGCTTATGGCGGCGACCAACCGAGCCATCAAAGCCGCTGATCTTTGGGCGCTGATTCGTCAGCGGTTTGGGGGAGGTAATCCACCATGA
- a CDS encoding putative metallopeptidase, protein MDRPMPPGLLVELHDLTIRLGPAPEVWDWVEMEILADTGSIHNPDHAHLIDADIAVMWASSSFEKAGRRVLGQAEQVAFRAGGWQKARMEQQMRDWFCDVPAFIITLAADYCSTCSDTEFCALIEHELYHLAHATDKYGQPAFTQEGGPKLKLQGHDVEEFVGVVRRYGASAEVQALVDAANKPAEVGKLNISRACGTCLLKSA, encoded by the coding sequence ATGGACAGACCGATGCCGCCAGGACTATTGGTTGAGCTGCACGACTTAACCATAAGGCTTGGGCCAGCACCCGAGGTCTGGGATTGGGTTGAAATGGAGATCCTCGCCGACACCGGCAGCATCCACAACCCCGACCACGCCCACCTCATCGACGCTGACATCGCCGTCATGTGGGCATCGTCTAGCTTCGAAAAGGCGGGGCGTCGCGTGCTGGGCCAGGCCGAACAGGTCGCCTTCCGCGCCGGTGGTTGGCAGAAGGCACGCATGGAGCAACAGATGCGTGATTGGTTCTGCGATGTGCCGGCTTTCATCATCACCCTGGCGGCTGACTACTGCTCGACCTGCAGCGACACCGAGTTCTGCGCCTTAATCGAGCACGAGCTGTATCACTTGGCTCACGCCACCGACAAGTACGGTCAGCCTGCTTTCACTCAGGAAGGCGGACCCAAGCTGAAGCTCCAGGGTCACGACGTCGAAGAGTTTGTCGGTGTGGTCCGCCGCTATGGCGCGAGCGCCGAGGTTCAGGCGTTGGTCGATGCAGCAAACAAACCCGCCGAGGTGGGCAAACTGAATATTTCGAGGGCCTGCGGAACCTGTCTACTCAAGTCTGCCTGA
- a CDS encoding DUF2280 domain-containing protein encodes MATLNNEVKAFIVQALACFDTPSQVSAAVREEFGIEVPRQKCEAHDPTKRAGRDLAKRWVTLFEDTRKRFREETADIPIANRAYRLRAMNRFVERAEKTKNIGLAMQILEQAAKEAGDMYVNRQKKADADDEPVVPTAVSVHVIDARKRDAEPERSPG; translated from the coding sequence ATGGCCACCCTGAACAACGAGGTGAAGGCCTTTATCGTTCAGGCCCTGGCGTGCTTTGACACCCCCTCGCAGGTCTCGGCCGCCGTCCGAGAAGAATTCGGCATTGAAGTGCCTCGGCAGAAGTGCGAAGCCCATGACCCGACCAAGCGTGCCGGACGAGATTTGGCCAAGCGCTGGGTCACGCTTTTTGAGGACACCCGCAAGAGGTTCCGCGAAGAGACTGCCGATATCCCGATCGCCAATCGTGCCTATCGCCTGCGCGCCATGAACAGGTTCGTCGAGCGCGCCGAGAAAACGAAAAATATCGGGCTCGCAATGCAGATCCTGGAGCAGGCCGCCAAAGAAGCGGGCGACATGTACGTCAACCGGCAGAAGAAGGCCGATGCAGACGATGAGCCCGTTGTCCCAACCGCAGTGTCGGTTCATGTGATTGACGCGAGGAAGCGGGATGCCGAGCCTGAACGTTCCCCAGGCTGA